From the genome of Sinanaerobacter sp. ZZT-01:
CGGAGCAATGATTTTCTTAAGTAGATATTCTCTTGCTACAATAACTCTCTGGATAGAGGCATCTGCAACCGAAAGTGCTAGATTTGCTGGAATATATTCCACCTTTCCCCGGCTTAATATATAGTCCTTAATATCCGGTAACGGTTTCCGATCAATCAGTTCCATAAACAAATCACCAATAGTATATTCCAGCTCTGACGGTACTTGTCCCATAGAAGTCGTCAATGATCCTTGCGGGTCCATATCGATGGTTAGAACCTTTTTCCCTTGCTCTGCCATTTCTGCTGCCATATTAAATACCGTCGTCGTCTTTCCTACGCCACCCTTTTGATTAATAATCGCATATACTTTTCCCATTTTCCTTTCCTCCCCACTTTGCGCCCAATGAGCGCAAAGTTCTTTATATTACATTTTTTTCAATTAAAATAATATATTTCCTTTTTTGTTACTAAGTTTTAAAGCCACCTGCGAAACACGATATAAGCTCGTAATAAGTGGCACAATGTCTAATTCATGATCCTCATAACCCTTTTGTATAACTCCATAATACCGACCTCCTGGTGTCGCCGGCTTGTTTGCGTAATCTTTGCTCATTACATATATCATTGCTTTAACAGTTCCATATTCCGTCTCAATATCTATTATCTCTTTTTTATATATTCTTGGATAACATTCATAAATGTCCAAGACTTTTTCACAAGACGGCGTAATTATCCATAAAACAATTGGCACTGAGCTGTGCTCATCCAATTCAATATTTGCGACACCTGATCCGTGCTTATTCCCACAAAAAGTTAAGCGATAACCTTTTAATGTACCTATGCAAAGAACTTCAGCGTTCGGGCATCGCATCGCCATTTGTTCTAAATTTGTATTGCTGCCATATGCAGCATACAATCTTGTGTTTCTATTAATCATTTCCAATCACAGCTCCTTCCTTTGAAGCCTTGCTTACAGAAAACTCCGTATCTAACGTATCCAGTAAGCAGGTAAGCCCAAATAAAAGTGGGCAAAAGATAAATGTAAAAAAAATCCCCCATAAATTCATTAGCAAATCCTCCTTTTAATTATTTTTTACTTGTAATTAAAAAACAGCTTTGCTATAATGAACGAAAGCTGCTCTTTAAATTTAATTTATTGAGTGGAGATTGTGTAAAAGGCTCACATCAACCGGCAAAAGTTATCTGTGAGTCTTTTTTAATTGTAATAAAAAAATCTTACCCTTTGGTAAGATTGATTTTATATAAATATTTAGAAGAAATGGTTAGAACTTACTTCTACAATACTCTATATATTTTTCTTCAAGTAATTTAAAATTACAGCAACGACCATCAAGAAAATTCGTGTCTCTTACAACGTTATCATGTAACTTTGTAGCTTTATTTAATATTGTATTAATCATTTTATTTATACTAAAAACTTGTTTAATAAGTAGATTTTGATATCTTGTATCTTCTTCATCCATGATATTGTACAGTATTATTTCTTCTTTTGGAA
Proteins encoded in this window:
- a CDS encoding gamma-glutamylcyclotransferase family protein, translated to MINRNTRLYAAYGSNTNLEQMAMRCPNAEVLCIGTLKGYRLTFCGNKHGSGVANIELDEHSSVPIVLWIITPSCEKVLDIYECYPRIYKKEIIDIETEYGTVKAMIYVMSKDYANKPATPGGRYYGVIQKGYEDHELDIVPLITSLYRVSQVALKLSNKKGNILF